A DNA window from Camelina sativa cultivar DH55 chromosome 17, Cs, whole genome shotgun sequence contains the following coding sequences:
- the LOC104757577 gene encoding plastidal glycolate/glycerate translocator 1, chloroplastic-like has product MATLLTTPLFSPLPFSPARNRLSCSKFRIGSKNGRILNSNGAQKLNLSKLSQSRRFLQMGSSKEMTFERKLSVQAMDDGAGTGTTSTLSRNVFAITHLLVSLGIILAADYFLKQAFLAASIKFPSALFGMFCIFSVLMIFDSIVPAAASGLMNFFEPAFLFIQRWLPLFYVPSLVVLPLSVRDIPAASGVKICYIVAGGWLASLCVAGFTAIAVRKMVKTEMTEAEPMAKPSPFSTLELWSWSGIFVVSFVGALFYPNSLGTSARTCLPFLLSSTVLGYIVGTGLPSAIKKVFHPIICCALSAVLAALAFGYASGSGLDPVLGNYLTKVASDPGAGDILMGFLGSVILSFAFSMFKQRKLVKRHAAEIFTSVIVSTVFSLYSTALVGRLVGLEPSLTVSILPRCITVALALSIVSLFEGTNSSLTAAVVVVTGLIGANFVQVVLDKLRLRDPIARGIATASSAHGLGTAALSAKEPEALPFCAIAYALTGIFGSLLCSVPAVRQSLLAVVG; this is encoded by the exons ATGGCTACTCTTTTAACCACTCCTCTCTTCTCCCCTTTACCTTTTTCCCCAGCAAGAAACCGCCTTTCTTGCTCCAAGTTCCGAATCGGTTCCAAAAATGGGAGAATCCTCAATTCTAATGGTGCCCAGAAACTGAACCTATCAAAATTATCGCAAAGTAGGAGATTTCTTCAAATGGGTTCTTCGAAAGAGATGACCTTTGAGAGAAAACTCTCAGTTCAAGCTATGGATGATGGTGCTGGGACAGGAACCACATCAACGCTCTCTCGTAAC GTGTTTGCGATAACGCACTTGTTGGTCTCACTTGGGATCATACTTGCTGCTGACTATTTCTTGAAGCAGGCGTTTTTAGCAGCGTCTATTAAGTTCCCAAGTGCTCTGTTTGGGATGTTCTGTATCTTCTCTGTTCTTATGATATTCGATTCGATCGTTCCCGCTGCTGCGAGTGGTTTGATGAACTTCTTCGAGCCAGCGTTTCTGTTTATACAGAGATGGCTTCCTTTGTTCTATGTTCCTTCTCTTGTCGTTCTTCCTCTTTCCGTTAGAGATATTCCAGCCGCTTCGGGTGTCAAAATCTGCTACATtgtag CTGGTGGATGGTTGGCGTCTCTTTGTGTAGCAGGGTTCACAGCTATAGCAGTGAGGAAGATGGTGAAAACCGAAATGACAGAAGCTGAGCCTATGGCAAAACCATCCCCATTTTCAACACTTGAGCTATGGAGTTGGAGTGGGATCTTTGTTGTGTCGTTTGTTGGTGCTCTGTTTTATCCTAATTCATTGGGAACAAGTGCAAGAACTTGTCTccctttccttctttcttcaacTGTTCTAGGTTACATTGTTGGTACTGG GTTGCCATCAGCTATCAAGAAAGTTTTCCATCCGATAATATGTTGTGCGTTATCTGCAGTTCTTGCTGCACTAGCTTTTGGGTATGCTTCAGGATCTGGACTTGATCCTGTTTTAG GAAACTACCTTACCAAAGTAGCATCGGATCCAGGTGCTGGTGATATCTTAATGGGATTTCTTGGCTCTGtcattctctcttttgctttctccATGTTCAAACAGAGAAAG CTTGTCAAGAGGCACGCAGCTGAGATCTTCACATCTGTGATCGTTTCGACAGTATTCTCGCTCTACTCCACTGCTCTTGTTGGACGTTTGGTCGgattagaaccatctttaacgGTATCTATCCTACCTCGCTGCATCACGGTTGCTTTAGCCCTTAGCATTGTATCACTCTTTGAAG GAACCAATTCGTCTCTTACAGCAGCTGTAGTCGTTGTGACTGGTCTGATTGGAGCTAACTTTGTACAAGTTGTTCTTGACAAACTGCGTTTACGTGATCCAATTGCTCGGGGCATTGCAACTGCTTCAAG TGCTCATGGACTTGGAACAGCAGCTTTGTCGGCTAAGGAGCCAGAGGCTCTTCCCTTCTGTGCAATTGCTTATGCTCTCACCGGGATTTTCGGATCGTTATTGTGTTCTGTTCCTGCCGTCCGGCAGAGTTTGCTGGCTGTCGTCGGTTGA